One window from the genome of Hoplias malabaricus isolate fHopMal1 chromosome X2, fHopMal1.hap1, whole genome shotgun sequence encodes:
- the LOC136676418 gene encoding growth/differentiation factor 8-like, producing the protein MKAVILALSALALLRAGQAQSPAPTEEGEQCATCESRQQSKRMRLHSIKAQILSLLRLQHAPNISREAVKQLLPRAPPLQQLLSQYENGESAEHDEEQATTETIIVVATEPQGMVQGNGAPRCCLFSLSPKILPDNVVKAQLWFHLRLGREATTVSMQLSGLSSSSNIHSLSLDVDSHTSPWQSVDMKQPLQAWLQRPNSSFGVQIKALDTHGKDLAITSAESGEEGLQPFLEVKIAESLKRSRRDTGLDCDERSTESRCCRYPLTVDFEDFGWDWIIAPKRYKANYCSGECEQVHLQKYPHTHLVNKANPRGTAGPCCTPTKMSPINMLYFNHREQIIYGKIPSMVVDLCGCS; encoded by the exons ATGAAGGCTGTCATTCTTGCGCTCTCGGCTCTGGCGCTGCTGCGCGCGGGACAGGCTCAGAGCCCCGCGCCCACAGAGGAAGGCGAGCAATGCGCCACGTGCGAGTCCCGACAGCAGAGCAAGCGGATGCGCCTGCACTCCATCAAGGCGCAGATCCTGAGCTTACTGCGTCTGCAGCACGCGCCTAACATTAGCAGAGAGGCGGTGAAGCAGCTGCTGCCGCGCGCGCCACCTCTGCAGCAGCTGCTCAGTCAATACGAAAACGGCGAGAGCGCGGAGCACGACGAAGAGCAGGCGACCACCGAGACCATCATCGTCGTGGCCACGGAAC CACAAGGCATGGTCCAGGGCAATGGAGCGCCACGCTGCTGCCTGTTCTCTCTAAGCCCCAAGATCCTGCCGGACAACGTTGTGAAGGCCCAGCTGTGGTTCCACCTGCGCTTGGGACGAGAGGCCACCACTGTGTCCATGCAGCTGTCTGGCCTCAGCAGCAGCTCCAATATCCACTCACTGAGCCTGGATGTGGACTCTCACACTAGCCCATGGCAAAGTGTTGACATGAAGCAGCCGCTCCAAGCTTGGCTGCAGCGGCCGAATAGCAGCTTCGGTGTCCAGATCAAGGCACTGGACACACATGGCAAGGACCTGGCCATCACCTCCGCTGAGTCTGGAGAGGAGGGGCTT CAGCCGTTCTTGGAGGTGAAGATTGCAGAGAGTCTGAAGCGTTCAAGGAGAGACACGGGTCTGGACTGTGACGAGCGTTCAACTGAGTCTCGCTGCTGTCGTTATCCACTTACTGTGGACTTTGAGGACTTCGGCTGGGATTGGATCATTGCACCCAAACGCTACAAAGCCAACTACTGCTCGGGTGAGTGTGAGCAGGTTCACCTGCAGAAGtatccacacactcacctggtgaACAAGGCCAACCCTCGTGGCACCGCAGGACCCTGCTGCACCCCAACAAAGATGTCCCCCATCAACATGCTCTACTTCAACCACCGTGAGCAGATCATCTATGGGAAAATTCCTTCCATGGTCGTGGACCTCTGTGGCTGCTCCTGA